In a single window of the Aridibaculum aurantiacum genome:
- a CDS encoding PH domain-containing protein, translated as MHFSNVQIPLHELPQVEAADFQPLEKEYLQVQRITYIITTIIVLLALTAAIFFIDDLQQYEIIIPAAALFVIITIVGWLATRLNYSFSGYAIREQDVLYRSGWFTRRTRIVPLNRVQHVSVQSGPIERKYKLASVSIYTAGAEQADFTIKGITNETAVQVKDWITNQMHGRDNTL; from the coding sequence ATGCACTTTTCTAATGTACAGATACCTCTGCACGAACTGCCGCAGGTGGAAGCGGCAGATTTTCAGCCGCTGGAAAAAGAATACCTGCAGGTGCAGCGGATAACTTATATCATTACTACCATCATTGTTTTGCTGGCTCTTACTGCAGCTATATTCTTTATTGATGATCTGCAGCAGTACGAGATCATTATTCCTGCTGCTGCACTATTTGTTATCATTACCATTGTTGGGTGGCTCGCAACCCGGTTAAATTATTCTTTTAGTGGCTATGCTATAAGGGAGCAGGATGTACTGTATAGAAGCGGATGGTTTACTCGCCGTACCCGTATTGTACCACTTAATCGTGTGCAGCACGTAAGTGTGCAGTCGGGGCCCATTGAAAGGAAGTATAAGCTAGCTTCTGTTTCTATTTATACTGCAGGTGCAGAACAAGCCGATTTCACTATAAAAGGAATCACAAACGAAACTGCTGTACAAGTAAAGGATTGGATCACCAACCAAATGCATGGAAGAGACAACACCCTTTGA